A genome region from Ralstonia solanacearum K60 includes the following:
- the phaR gene encoding polyhydroxyalkanoate synthesis repressor PhaR: protein MATSKKGTERLIKKYPNRRLYDTQTSTYITLADVKQLVMETEEFRVVDAKSGEDLTRSILLQIILEEETGGVPMFSGSMLAQIIRFYGNAMQGMMGTYLEKNIQAFVDIQSKLAENSKDLYSGSSFNPDMWSQFMNMQGPMMQGMMSNYIEQSKNLFVQMQEQMQNQAKNMFGTFPFNQQTPDKK from the coding sequence ATGGCCACGAGCAAGAAGGGCACTGAACGGCTGATCAAGAAATATCCCAACCGCCGGCTCTACGATACCCAGACCAGCACCTACATCACGCTGGCAGACGTCAAGCAGCTCGTGATGGAAACCGAGGAGTTTCGCGTGGTCGACGCGAAAAGCGGCGAGGATCTGACCCGCAGCATCCTGCTGCAGATCATCCTGGAAGAGGAGACCGGCGGCGTGCCGATGTTCTCCGGCTCGATGCTGGCCCAGATCATCCGTTTCTATGGCAACGCCATGCAGGGGATGATGGGCACCTACCTGGAAAAGAACATCCAGGCGTTCGTCGACATCCAGAGCAAGCTGGCCGAGAACTCCAAGGATCTCTACAGCGGCAGCTCGTTCAACCCCGACATGTGGTCGCAGTTCATGAACATGCAGGGGCCGATGATGCAGGGCATGATGAGCAACTACATCGAGCAGAGCAAGAACCTGTTCGTGCAGATGCAGGAGCAGATGCAGAACCAGGCCAAGAACATGTTCGGGACCTTCCCGTTCAACCAGCAGACCCCCGACAAGAAGTAA
- a CDS encoding tRNA dihydrouridine synthase, which produces MSRLLLAPMEGVADFVMRDVLTRAGGYDGCVSEFVRVTGSLLPARFYERETPEIRNGGCTASGTPMVIQLLGSDPVWLARNAAQAATISPHGIDLNFGCPAKVVNRHGGGAMLLATPELLHTIVSAVRAAVPADIAVTAKMRLGVSDTSLAIDCATALAEGGAASLVVHARTRDHGYRPPAHWDWIARIADAVEVPVVANGEVWTVADWERCRAVSGCDDVMIGRGAVSDPFLAQRIRGQMEQTPSDAEWPLVLRYLVDYLKMLHARIAACHEHGRVKLWLSYLKRTWPQAAELHTAIRRLQDALEIQGVIESALARLGRRGALNG; this is translated from the coding sequence ATGAGCCGGCTCCTGCTTGCCCCGATGGAAGGGGTTGCGGACTTTGTCATGCGCGACGTGCTGACCCGTGCCGGCGGATACGACGGATGCGTGTCGGAGTTTGTCCGGGTGACGGGCTCTTTGCTTCCGGCACGCTTCTACGAACGGGAAACCCCGGAAATCCGCAATGGCGGCTGTACCGCCAGCGGCACACCGATGGTGATCCAGTTGCTCGGCAGCGACCCGGTGTGGCTTGCCCGGAATGCCGCGCAGGCCGCGACCATCTCGCCGCACGGTATCGACCTGAATTTCGGTTGCCCGGCCAAGGTCGTCAATCGGCACGGCGGCGGTGCCATGCTGCTGGCCACGCCTGAACTGCTGCACACCATCGTGTCCGCCGTGCGTGCCGCGGTTCCGGCCGATATTGCCGTGACAGCCAAGATGCGGCTCGGCGTCTCCGATACCTCGCTGGCCATCGACTGTGCGACTGCGCTGGCCGAAGGCGGGGCGGCCTCCCTGGTCGTGCACGCCCGGACGCGCGATCACGGCTACCGGCCGCCGGCGCACTGGGACTGGATCGCGCGGATCGCCGATGCCGTGGAGGTGCCCGTGGTTGCCAACGGCGAAGTCTGGACCGTCGCCGATTGGGAGCGCTGCCGGGCCGTGAGCGGCTGCGATGATGTGATGATCGGGCGGGGTGCTGTGTCCGATCCGTTCCTGGCCCAGCGCATCCGCGGGCAGATGGAGCAGACGCCATCCGACGCGGAATGGCCGCTCGTGCTGCGTTACCTCGTTGATTACCTGAAGATGCTGCATGCGCGCATCGCGGCCTGCCACGAGCATGGCCGCGTCAAGCTGTGGCTCAGCTATCTGAAGCGAACCTGGCCGCAGGCGGCGGAGCTGCATACCGCGATCCGGCGCCTGCAGGATGCGCTGGAGATCCAGGGCGTGATCGAAAGCGCCTTGGCCCGGCTTGGCCGGCGGGGCGCGCTGAACGGTTAA
- the rimO gene encoding 30S ribosomal protein S12 methylthiotransferase RimO yields MKNLSESKTQADHNPRVGFVSLGCPKALVDSEQIITQLRAEGYEISGTYGGADLVVVNTCGFIDEAVQESLDAIGEALAENGKVIVTGCLGAKKDATGNDIITSVHPKVLAVTGPHALGEVMEAVHTHLPKPHDPFIDLVPPQGIKLTPKHYAYLKISEGCNHRCSFCIIPSMRGDLVSRPVAEVMLEAENLLKAGVKELLVISQDTSAYGVDVKFRTGFWNGRPLKTRMTELVGALGELAAQYGAWVRLHYVYPYPSVDEVMPLMAEGKVLPYLDVPLQHAHPEVLKRMKRPANAEKTLDRIRAWREVCPELTIRSTFIAGFPGETEEEFQTLLDFIGEAELDRVGCFAYSPVEGATANDLPGALPDEVREERRARFMEVAERVSARRLQRKVGKTLRVLVDEVNQDGGIGRSSADAPEIDGLVYIAPPSKPYKRYKTGDFVSVKITGADGHDLWGEV; encoded by the coding sequence GTGAAAAACCTTTCAGAATCCAAGACCCAAGCCGACCACAATCCGCGTGTGGGCTTTGTATCCCTTGGGTGCCCCAAGGCGCTCGTCGATTCGGAGCAGATCATTACCCAACTGCGCGCGGAGGGGTATGAGATTTCCGGCACCTACGGCGGGGCCGACCTGGTGGTCGTGAACACCTGCGGTTTCATCGACGAGGCCGTGCAGGAGAGCCTGGACGCCATCGGCGAGGCGCTGGCTGAGAACGGCAAGGTGATCGTTACCGGATGCCTGGGCGCCAAGAAGGACGCCACCGGCAACGACATCATCACCAGCGTGCACCCCAAGGTGCTGGCCGTGACCGGTCCACATGCGCTGGGCGAAGTGATGGAAGCGGTGCATACGCACCTGCCCAAGCCGCACGATCCGTTCATCGACCTGGTGCCGCCGCAGGGCATCAAGCTCACGCCCAAGCACTACGCGTATCTGAAGATTTCCGAGGGCTGCAACCACCGCTGCAGCTTCTGCATCATCCCGTCGATGCGCGGTGACCTGGTGTCGCGCCCGGTGGCTGAAGTGATGCTGGAGGCAGAAAACCTGCTGAAGGCCGGCGTGAAGGAGCTGCTGGTGATCTCGCAGGACACCAGCGCCTATGGCGTCGACGTCAAGTTCCGCACCGGCTTCTGGAACGGCCGGCCGCTCAAGACGCGCATGACCGAATTGGTCGGCGCGCTGGGCGAACTGGCGGCGCAGTATGGCGCCTGGGTGCGCCTGCACTACGTCTATCCGTACCCGAGCGTGGACGAGGTGATGCCGCTGATGGCCGAGGGCAAGGTGCTGCCGTACCTCGATGTGCCGCTGCAGCATGCGCATCCGGAGGTGCTCAAGCGCATGAAGCGCCCGGCCAACGCGGAGAAGACGCTGGACCGTATCCGCGCCTGGCGCGAGGTCTGCCCAGAGCTGACCATCCGCAGCACCTTCATCGCCGGGTTCCCGGGCGAGACGGAGGAAGAGTTCCAGACGCTGCTCGACTTCATCGGCGAGGCCGAGCTGGACCGGGTCGGCTGCTTCGCCTACTCCCCGGTGGAGGGCGCGACCGCCAACGACCTGCCGGGCGCGCTGCCCGACGAGGTGCGCGAGGAGCGCCGCGCGCGCTTCATGGAAGTGGCCGAGCGCGTTTCGGCCCGCCGCCTGCAGCGCAAGGTGGGCAAGACGCTGCGCGTGCTGGTGGACGAGGTCAACCAGGATGGCGGCATCGGCCGCTCGTCGGCGGATGCGCCGGAGATCGACGGCCTGGTCTACATTGCGCCGCCGTCCAAGCCCTACAAGCGCTACAAGACGGGCGATTTCGTGTCGGTGAAGATCACCGGCGCCGATGGCCATGACCTGTGGGGCGAGGTCTGA
- the bktB gene encoding beta-ketothiolase BktB gives MAREVVVVSGVRTAVGTFGGSLKDVAPCELGALVVREALVRARVRGEEVGHVVFGHVINTEPRDMYLSRVAALNGGVPAETPAFNVNRLCGSGLQAVVSAAQTILLGDADVAIGGGAESMSRAPYLAPAARWGSRMGDAKMIDMMLGALHDPFHAIHMGVTAENVAREYGISRELQDRTALESHQRASHAIRAGYFKDQIVPVMIPSRKGDVRFDTDEHVRHDATIDDMTRLKPVFAKESGTVTAGNASGLNDAAAALVLMERSLAEQRGLKPLARLVSYGHAGVDPKVMGIGPVPATRKALERAGLAVKDLDVVEANEAFAAQACAVTQQLGLDPAKVNPNGSGISLGHPIGATGALITVKALYELQRIGGRYALVTMCIGGGQGIAAVFERL, from the coding sequence ATGGCACGTGAAGTGGTGGTGGTCAGCGGTGTGCGCACCGCAGTCGGGACGTTCGGCGGCAGCCTGAAGGACGTGGCGCCGTGCGAGCTGGGTGCGTTGGTGGTGCGCGAGGCGCTGGTGCGCGCGCGGGTCCGGGGCGAGGAGGTCGGCCACGTGGTGTTCGGCCACGTCATCAACACCGAGCCGCGCGACATGTACCTGTCGCGCGTGGCTGCGCTGAACGGCGGCGTGCCGGCCGAAACGCCCGCGTTCAACGTCAACCGCCTGTGCGGCTCCGGCCTGCAGGCCGTGGTGAGTGCCGCGCAGACCATCCTGCTGGGCGATGCCGACGTCGCCATCGGCGGTGGCGCCGAGAGCATGAGCCGCGCGCCGTACCTGGCGCCCGCGGCCCGCTGGGGTTCGCGCATGGGCGACGCCAAGATGATCGACATGATGCTCGGCGCGCTGCATGACCCGTTCCACGCCATCCACATGGGCGTGACGGCGGAAAACGTCGCCAGGGAATACGGCATCAGCCGCGAGCTGCAGGACCGGACCGCGTTGGAATCGCACCAGCGCGCGTCGCACGCCATCCGGGCCGGCTACTTCAAGGACCAGATCGTCCCGGTGATGATCCCGTCGCGCAAGGGCGACGTGCGGTTCGATACCGACGAACACGTCCGCCATGACGCGACCATCGATGACATGACCAGGCTCAAGCCGGTTTTCGCGAAGGAAAGCGGCACGGTGACGGCGGGCAACGCCTCGGGCCTGAACGATGCGGCCGCGGCCCTGGTGCTGATGGAGCGCTCGCTGGCCGAACAGCGCGGCCTGAAGCCGCTGGCGCGGCTGGTGTCGTACGGCCATGCGGGCGTGGACCCGAAGGTGATGGGCATCGGCCCGGTGCCGGCGACGCGCAAGGCGCTGGAGCGTGCCGGCTTGGCGGTCAAGGACCTGGACGTGGTCGAGGCCAACGAGGCCTTCGCTGCGCAGGCCTGCGCGGTGACGCAGCAGTTGGGCCTGGACCCGGCCAAGGTCAACCCGAACGGCTCGGGCATCTCGCTCGGCCACCCGATCGGCGCGACCGGTGCCCTGATTACGGTGAAGGCGCTGTACGAGCTGCAGCGCATCGGTGGTCGCTACGCGCTGGTGACCATGTGCATTGGTGGAGGACAAGGCATTGCCGCGGTGTTCGAACGTCTCTGA
- a CDS encoding cystathionine beta-lyase, with protein MTDETKLPTPFPATQAVHPDLHIPPGFAAFSHATHRASTVVFKNLADMRAFGHGSVVHWRYGLHATPTSDTLCQTLAQIEGGKHALLLPSGLGAISLVYFALVKSGDDVLVPDNAYGPNRDHGEWMARQFGITVRYYDPMIGAGIADLIRHNTRLVWLEAPGSVTMEVPDCTAIAEVARAAGAITAIDNTWSGGVYYKPFAHGIDISVQALTKYQSGGSDVLMGATITHDETLHHALLATRMRMGWGVSADDCFLVLRGLPSLPARLAAHDAHAREVAEWLADRPEVVRVLHPALADCPGHAYWKRDFTGASGLFSIVLHERYVPAQIDAFIEALRYFAIGFSWGGAHSLALPYSIPSMRTATAWPPADWENAGGLVRLYIGLEDPRDLIADLKQAMEAHLRA; from the coding sequence GTGACCGACGAAACCAAGCTCCCGACCCCGTTCCCCGCCACGCAGGCCGTCCATCCGGACCTGCATATCCCGCCCGGATTCGCTGCGTTCTCGCACGCCACGCATCGCGCCTCCACGGTGGTCTTCAAGAACCTGGCCGACATGCGTGCCTTCGGGCACGGCAGCGTGGTGCACTGGCGCTACGGCCTGCATGCCACGCCGACGTCCGACACGCTGTGCCAGACGCTGGCCCAGATCGAGGGCGGCAAGCATGCGCTGCTGCTGCCGTCGGGGCTGGGCGCGATCTCGCTGGTGTATTTCGCGCTGGTCAAATCGGGCGACGACGTGCTCGTCCCGGACAACGCCTACGGTCCGAACCGCGACCACGGCGAATGGATGGCGCGCCAGTTCGGCATCACCGTGCGCTATTACGATCCGATGATCGGCGCCGGCATCGCGGACCTGATCCGCCACAACACCCGGCTGGTGTGGCTGGAAGCGCCCGGCTCGGTGACGATGGAGGTGCCGGACTGCACGGCCATCGCCGAGGTCGCGCGTGCCGCGGGAGCCATCACCGCCATCGACAACACCTGGAGCGGCGGCGTCTACTACAAGCCATTCGCGCACGGCATCGACATCTCGGTGCAGGCGCTGACCAAATACCAGTCCGGCGGCAGCGACGTACTGATGGGGGCGACCATCACCCACGACGAAACGCTGCACCACGCACTGCTGGCCACGCGCATGCGCATGGGCTGGGGCGTGTCGGCGGACGACTGTTTCCTGGTGCTGCGCGGTCTGCCCAGCCTGCCGGCCCGGCTGGCCGCGCACGATGCCCATGCGCGCGAAGTGGCGGAATGGCTGGCCGACCGGCCCGAGGTGGTGCGCGTGCTGCACCCGGCGCTGGCGGATTGTCCAGGCCACGCATACTGGAAGCGAGACTTCACCGGTGCGAGCGGGCTGTTCTCGATCGTGCTGCACGAGCGCTACGTGCCGGCGCAGATCGACGCCTTCATCGAAGCCTTGCGCTATTTCGCGATCGGTTTTTCGTGGGGCGGGGCGCACAGCCTGGCGCTGCCGTACAGCATCCCGTCGATGCGCACCGCGACGGCCTGGCCGCCGGCCGACTGGGAGAACGCGGGTGGCCTGGTGCGCCTGTACATCGGCCTGGAAGACCCGCGCGACCTGATCGCCGATCTGAAGCAGGCGATGGAGGCGCACCTGCGGGCTTGA
- a CDS encoding PDDEXK nuclease domain-containing protein, translated as MAARQPARKKLAPAARETARAHDYPALLAEVKARIQAAQYAALRAVNKTLVRLYWDVGQLIVERQHSEGWGKGVVEQLSNDLRAAFPGVGGFSVQNLWYMRQFYQEYSAAPKLQPLVGEIGWAHNLLIMSRCKNAHEREFYLRMTRKFGWSKNVLAHQIDNQSYEKSLLGQTNFDKALTPALRAQAKLAVKDEYTFDFLELGDKHSERELERALMTRIEDFLRAMGGMFAFLGSQYRLEVEGDEYFIDLLLFHRRLRSLVAIELKIGKFEPEFVGKMQFYLAALDAQVRQDDENPSIGIILCKEKKRTIVEYALRDARKPIGVATYAITKSLPKALQGQLPSPEAIARLLETL; from the coding sequence ATGGCGGCACGTCAACCTGCTCGCAAGAAACTCGCACCAGCGGCCCGGGAGACAGCCCGGGCACACGACTATCCGGCCTTGCTGGCTGAGGTGAAAGCGCGCATTCAGGCTGCGCAGTATGCGGCACTGCGCGCGGTCAACAAGACGCTGGTGCGCCTGTATTGGGACGTCGGTCAACTGATCGTGGAACGCCAGCACAGCGAGGGCTGGGGCAAAGGCGTGGTGGAACAGCTCTCGAACGACCTGCGTGCCGCATTTCCAGGCGTGGGCGGGTTTTCGGTGCAGAACCTGTGGTACATGCGCCAGTTCTATCAGGAGTACAGCGCCGCGCCAAAACTCCAACCACTGGTTGGAGAAATCGGATGGGCCCACAACCTGCTCATCATGTCGCGCTGCAAGAATGCCCACGAGCGCGAGTTCTACCTGCGCATGACCCGCAAATTCGGCTGGTCGAAAAACGTGCTTGCGCATCAGATCGACAACCAGAGCTATGAGAAATCGCTCCTGGGCCAGACCAACTTCGACAAGGCCCTGACCCCAGCCTTGCGAGCACAGGCCAAGCTGGCGGTCAAGGATGAATACACCTTCGACTTTCTGGAGCTGGGCGACAAGCACAGCGAACGGGAACTGGAACGTGCCCTGATGACCCGCATCGAAGATTTTCTGCGTGCGATGGGCGGCATGTTTGCCTTCCTGGGCAGCCAGTACCGGCTTGAGGTGGAAGGCGACGAATACTTCATCGATCTGCTGCTGTTCCACCGGCGCCTACGCTCGCTGGTGGCCATCGAACTGAAGATCGGCAAGTTCGAGCCCGAGTTCGTTGGAAAGATGCAGTTCTACCTTGCCGCCCTGGACGCACAGGTCCGCCAGGACGACGAGAACCCCTCGATCGGCATCATCCTGTGCAAGGAAAAGAAGCGCACCATCGTCGAGTACGCCTTGCGCGACGCAAGAAAACCGATCGGCGTGGCAACCTACGCCATCACCAAGAGCTTGCCGAAGGCGCTGCAAGGCCAGTTGCCTTCGCCTGAAGCCATTGCGCGCCTGCTGGAAACGTTGTAA
- the serB gene encoding phosphoserine phosphatase SerB, producing the protein MPVVLQSPSPLSSGDIESVRSLFGSATYDMRAPNVAAIEWVHELPSELRVQLDAICANLGLDYAWIPDEWTFADFRVLAMDMDSTLITIECIDEIADFCGLKPQVAAITEASMRGEIKDFNESLTRRVELLEGLDASVLERVYAERLQLSPGAERMLKAVQAMGIRTLLVSGGFEFFTSRLQERLGLDHTRANTLEIVDGKLTGRVLGEIVNADVKAQTLKAFCQDLGVTPQEAIAMGDGSNDLKMMGVAGLSVAFRAKPIVQAQADVAFNIVGLDGLLNLFPQQ; encoded by the coding sequence ATGCCCGTCGTCCTGCAAAGCCCGTCGCCGCTGTCCTCCGGCGATATCGAATCCGTCCGCAGCCTGTTCGGCAGCGCCACGTACGACATGCGCGCGCCCAATGTCGCCGCCATCGAGTGGGTGCACGAGCTGCCCAGCGAACTGCGCGTGCAGCTCGACGCCATCTGCGCCAACCTGGGCCTGGATTACGCCTGGATCCCCGACGAGTGGACCTTCGCCGACTTCCGCGTGCTGGCGATGGACATGGACTCGACCCTCATCACCATCGAGTGCATCGATGAGATCGCGGACTTCTGCGGCCTCAAGCCCCAGGTGGCGGCCATCACCGAAGCCTCGATGCGCGGCGAGATCAAGGATTTCAACGAAAGCCTGACGCGCCGGGTCGAACTGCTCGAGGGCCTCGACGCGAGCGTCCTGGAGCGCGTCTACGCCGAACGCCTGCAGTTGTCGCCCGGTGCCGAGCGCATGCTCAAGGCCGTGCAGGCGATGGGCATCCGTACCCTGCTGGTGTCGGGCGGCTTCGAGTTTTTCACCTCGCGCCTGCAGGAACGCCTGGGCCTGGACCACACGCGTGCCAATACGCTGGAGATCGTCGACGGCAAGCTCACCGGCCGCGTGCTCGGCGAGATCGTCAATGCGGATGTGAAGGCGCAGACGCTCAAAGCGTTCTGCCAGGACCTGGGCGTGACGCCGCAGGAAGCCATCGCCATGGGCGACGGCTCGAACGATCTGAAGATGATGGGTGTGGCGGGGCTGTCGGTAGCCTTCCGCGCCAAGCCCATCGTGCAGGCGCAGGCCGACGTGGCGTTCAATATCGTCGGCCTGGATGGCCTGCTGAATCTCTTCCCGCAGCAGTAG